TGAGATGATGAAATCCTCATTTTTTTACTATTAGGAGGTTTACAATAATGTTTTCACAGTTTAACGGACTTTTGTAAATTAATCTGTTTTTAACCTTGTTGAGTTGATTCTTGATCTTTCGGAATCATGGTGAAAGTGTCGGATTgacatattttatataaattgcCAGCTAGGTAACGTTAAACCAAAATGCAGAGTTGGTCACTCAAGTCATTAAACTCTTGGACCTTACCGAAAATACACTCTACTTTACTTACTAGGGCTATTAACGTCTCACATATCAAGTAATACATGGCTTTAGCTGTCTTTAGGGGTTGTAGTTGCATTATTTGTTAATGTGAGGTTTGATTTTAACTAATTAAGATGTAGGGGGTTAAGTTGAAACTTGTACAATTATATATACGGTGTTAGGCCGATAGCACAAAAATCTAAATCATACATTTGAAGAGGGGAAAACTTAGGgtttgaactttgaagcagactctATATGGAGAGTTTGAAAACGGCGCTCGTAGCAAGACAATCAGGGTATAAGTCTCTTTTATTCGTTTGATATGCGTTATGATAGGAATCATACTCTCGTTATTGTCATTTGTCTATTCTAGGAGGGGGTTAAGTGTAATTGCTATTTCTATAAATAAGGATCAATAGTCATTTAGGAAGGTAGGAGAGATTTTAGGAAGTTGTTAGGCTCTTGCATTAGCATGAGAAGGGCATAGCCCTGGACCACTTCGGTGGCTAGTATTTGTATTTTCTTCTTCAGTTTACCAAATATAATTACAGATTTACTTTCATCATCTCCATTAAATTCTGTTACCTATCATTGGTCCGACCTGCCTACTCTGCTCTCCATCCGTTCAATTTCAGGATCTGTGTTTCCTGAATTTTCGGATCTATCTTCAATCAGATCCctgaattttcggatatttctCAATTTGAATCCGATATCCCTTTATTTTCGGATCTATCTTCGATCAGATCCCTGAATTTTCGGATCTCTCTTCAATCAGATCCAACGTCAGCTTCAACATCGTTCACTTTTCAATTCCAATTCGTTCCAGATCTGCTTCAATTGCCGCATCTTCTTCGTTTGATTTCATTATCGGATTTCAGTTCCGATTTCAAATCAATCACTGGTTTCACCCTCTGTTCCTGTTCGAGTTCCAGATCTCTCCAGTTCGTTTTCTTTTCTGATACAATCTCCAATATGGTGAATATCTCTACTCGTTTGGACATTCAGGATCAATTGCTTCagcagcttcagaatgatatggCAAATCAGTCTTCTCGATTGGATTCCATCACTGATACCGTCGATGCGTATCGGGCGGAATCCGCTGAATTTCGTAAGGTGATGCTCGCTTGGATGAGGGTTCAGGAGACAAACCACACCGATCTTCCACCAAAGTCAGGGCTATCAGATTTGCTTGGTTCGGGAGTCGATTCCGGTGAGGTATTTACTTCTTCTAGTCTCACATCTGCTTCCAATGGGGATTTGTCTGGTGATTGCTCGGCTCTATTAGCTCAATTGGAGGCAATCGTGTCCAGATCTGAAGCACGTTGGTGTGATCCAACGATTTCACGTATTTCAGGTTCCAGCTCTCAATTGCCGTTTTCGATGGTTTCGGCTGATGCTAAAACGTTTGGCGCTGGGAATTTAGGGTCGCACAGGGCTGATTGGGCTACATCAGATAGTTTGCAAGGAAAGTTGGGCTTGGACACTATAGTGGGCCTACGTATTCAACAGAAAATGGTTGTGGATTTGGGCTCTACACGTCTGGGATCGCCGGGTGACGTACTTACTTCAGCAATTCAGTTTCTGTTTCGTGACACCATCTATTCCGCATCACAGTTGGTCTCTTGTCCCTTGCCTTCGGTACATATCTCTATCCAAGTTGCTGGGAAATTCTTGCTGGCGGGGATGATAAAACCCCCGGTTTTTGTCCCAATTTCAGTTCCCTTTGACAGGGGGAAATTTTCGCTCGAATTCTACGATCGACGTTCAGGCTGTAAGGAAGGAATGATTCCCACTAGTCATCTTTGGGTGGTGCATGGGCAGCCTCGACCACCTGAGTCACTCTCGAAGAAATCTACGCTTGAATGTCAAGTCAGTTGTCGTTCCCAGTCTTGAGGGCAAGACTGTTTTGAAGGGGGGAGTAATGATAGGAATCATACTCTCGTTATTGTCATTTGTCTATTCTAGGAGGGGGTTAAGTGTAATTGCTATTTCTATAAATAAGGATCAATAGTCATTTAGGAAGGTAGGAGAGATTTTAGGAAGTTGTTAGGCTCTTGCATTAGCATGAGAAGGGCATAGCCCTGGACCACTTCGGTGGCTAGTATTTGTATTTTCTTCTTCAGTTTACCAAATATAATTACAGATTTACTTTCATCATCTCCATTAAATTCTGTTACCTATCACGTTATTCGATTTGATCTACTCCATTTATGCTTAATTATTTTGTTATCCACCTGATTTGGTATTTGTTGATTTGGTTTGTAATTGTATGAGTTCTCTTTGATTAGATCTATCGATAAGTAATGGCGATCGCCGTAATAATGAGGATCGCATTAGTTATGTCTCAGAAATCGTTGAGATGTTTAGTAGAATCTGTTTGAGATGAATGAACCAGAAATTTATTTCTAAAGTCAAAATCTTGTGTTTTTGTAACCGTTTGAAATGTAAACAGGACACGGAAATGAAAACTCCGTATAAAATCGATTTCAATTCCAGCCTATGCAATTAATGCGGTAaaaaatcggatatcggtcaaggaccgctATTTGAGATATAGGTAATCGCGGTgggggatatcggtaattttaatatcatgcagaatttatatatatatcaatttaACAATAACgattcagtatactctcctaccattaacaaattaaccttttgcaacttgcaaaacactaacgattgtagcaagtaggaactgattaagacttaaaacactaacaattaagacttaaaacactaatagcagcaataagaagaaagacgaatggcAGGACTCTGAAGAAAGGTACCGATATcaggaaaatcggtgatatatcagtcaaatatcggtcaatatcgccgctaatatcggtaccgatattttgacTGATAtatgacaccgatattttacatggggggcgataaccgatatatcaccgatattaactgcatagattCCAGAAATTCCAATCTGGTACGCTCTTCATTTGTTAGAATCATAAACTGTTAACTACGACTTTTGTTTAGAAATAGTTTTGTAAAAGTGTGGAAAGTCCTGAACTTTTAACCATGTTCAGGGCTAAAGTATTTATTTTTAAGTTGTGAGCAGTGGGGATCGATGTTACAATACGTGGTGATGACCAAAactagaaaaagtatatcgtacattacagcttaacgtacttcacgtacaacaacgtgcgtgatttgttctataacatgcgtgattaatgttttcaatatgcgcgATTaatgtgtttcaacatgcgtgattttggatttttgaattataacgtgcgtgattttaaaatgaacgtgcgtaattacctgtcgtacgtgatgtacgttaagccgtaatgtacgttaaccttcctcacCAAAATTATGTGTTATACTCATTTTACCCTTCAATCACATCTTTATAAATGGTACACTTCAACATCTTTAACTACAGGTTTGAGGAAGAACAAAATGCAGCTGAGGAAAGCTTCTCTGTTTATTTCAAGCCGGTTGAGTTGTACAAATGTCTTGGGGTCCGGGCTTCTAGAAAGGTAATTTATGTAATTAGTATACTTCTCCGTTATTTCATTTATTTAGCTTTTAGGGAATAATTAATATATTTACATTGTATGTTAACTTATTCTTTGCTGCCCCATTTCTTGAAATAACTATTATATGAAAAAAAGGATGATTACACATGAAGAGTATATTAACTGTTGGTGTGATTTTCATGCAGCCATTGTTTCGAGCAAATTGTTTACGTTATAAATTAGAAGAGAAACACAAAAGAAGGTAAGGGATACTACATAACAACTCAGTTATAGATCTTTCGGTTCTTCATGTTTAAGCTTGTATCTAACATTGCTTGTGCTTTTTTCAGGGTACAGTTATCAGTATCCATAAGCAGATCTCTCGATGATGGACCCCAAACAATGCATATTTTTCCTTTGTATGTAGTGTTGGCAAGACCGGTGCCTACAACAAATGCCGAGGTAGTTCTATgaacatattatatatatatgtatgtgtgtgactgtgtgtgtgttttggtttTATTCTTCTATTTGCTCTCTGTTTTTTAAATGTTATGCTCACTAGTTTCCCTTATGCAATGTGTGATTTTCTTGTATGATTTCTAGGCACTACAATCTATCCGTTATAGGTTCAAACGAGCCTGCAAAGTGACTGCTTTTAACGTAGCACCCACAATGCGATCACCACAAGCCAGATTTATTCTTCCGGAGATAAATAAGTTATCAACTGAGTTCAAATCTGGTTCTCTTGCTATTCTGTTAGTTAGCTTTGGTATGTTCCTTAGTTTGATTGTATTCggaagaatatatatatatatatagggttaggttaatgtacaaatgcccttatcgtacattacgtacgctacaatctcagccgtccgatcatcttcccgcattgaattcgcacgttgtttttttgtaacaatttcgcatgttggttttttaacatgcgatttcatcaaaattaccacatgcgaaattgttacaaaaaaacaacatgctatttcatcaaaattatcacatgcgaaattggtacaaaaaaacaacatgcgaattcatcaaaaattatcacatgcgaaattgttataaaaaaacatgctattttatcaaaaattatcacatgcgaaattggtacaaaaaaacatgcaaattcatcaaaaattatcacatgcgaaattgttataaaaaaacaacatgcgatttttaaAATGTCGGGAAGATGAtttgacggctgagattgtagcgtacgtaatgtacaataagggcatttgtacagtacactttacctatatatatatatatatatatattatataattttttttgttttgttttagcTGTTAACATCTATGATTTTTGCAGCTGGCATAACAAACCGAACAGTGATTGACCTAACAGAAGATCATATGGATTCACCCTGTAAGATATACTTCATATAATTGACACTGTGGGCTTATTAGTTATTTCACATGCAATGTTCGGTTTCTTCCATCCAAAATCTCAACTATAGTTTGTTCATGCATTGCAGCAAACGAGGGTTGCTGCCTAATGGGGAAGACtctttttgattttattcatttttCAAAAGAGAATTCACCTAAAATGAGTATAGGAGGGAGAGCTCAGTTTATGTCGACTATCAGCTTGAGCTCGTGTTATATGAAGGTAAACTCTTTAAGCACGTTTGGTTAAGACTCTTAACTTAAGAGTCTGTTACATACCAAACGAGAGAACtcaacccaaaagactagtctggtgggtgagagagcccatttggtatataaaccccacatcagttgcccatacaaccgatgtgggacaagtcccATACCTTGCAATGGTATATAGTCCATAACAATCGACCCTCCTTAAGGGCCAACGTCCTCGTTGGTCACGGCCATGTTAGTCACGACTCACGACTGGCTCTTTCCAGGCCACCACTCCATGGGCCACAACTCCGAGCCTCGTTGGTCACGGCTGGCTTGGAGTGGTGGCCTGGAAAGAGCCAGCCGTGACCAACATGGCCGTGACCAACGAGGACGTTGGCCCTTAAGGAGGGTCGATTGTTATGGACTAATACCATTGCAAGGTATGagacttgtcccacatcggttgtatgggcaactgatgtggggtttatataccaaatgggctctctcacccaccagactagtcttttgggttgaGTTCTCTCGTTTGGTATGTAACAGATTCATTAATAATACAATACTAAAACAGGATCGACTTAATGTTTGGTTTTGCAGTTGAGCTGTTCAGATGGGGAGAAATGCCTATCTTTTCGGTTTCCGCATAATTCTGAAGCTGTTGTATTGCAACAAGTACGCGTTATTGTTACGGCAGAAGAGCTCGGGGCAAAAGATATATCGCCTTTGGACGTGCATTCATACAACAATACTTCTACTGATAAGCTGCCTGAAGATCAAAGGTAGTTAATGTTGAAGTTTATGTAATATGTATCTTTTCTCATTGCATTCTCGAAATAAAATTACAGTTTGCTATGCTTTTGTTGTCAGGCCAAGAACAAGAGAGGTCATATTCTTCTACATATACGACAATGATAGGCTGCACAAGACACAAGGTACTTATTTACggaagagtaaaatgccattttcgtacctaaggtttggtcagttttgcgtcttttgtccaaaggtttgtttttcagcatctggatccaaaaggtttgaaatcttgccattttcatctggctcatTAGTTGCATCCATTTTTTTTtccgttaagtcaagggtatttctgtcttttttgttaacttaaagggcaatttccGAACTACCCTTTaagtacattatgctaaatgcttgtacataaagtgaaaaagaccgaattgccctttaagttaacaaaaaagacgaaaagtgcccctgacttaacagagagaaatggatggagttaacgaactCGATGAAAAcagcaagattttaaacctttggATTCAAATGCGGAAAAAACAtgcctttggacaaaagtcgcaaaactggccaaacgtcagggacgaaaatgacgtTTTACTCTTTACCGAACATAATGTCTTGTTTCGTACTGCCTGAAATTTCTTGCTATAATTTAATCAGCTTCTCTGCAGTTAAACCTTATAATGGTTTCAGCTTTTCTTGATTGGAAACATGTTTTACATTTTGCAGTTACTGAAGATTATACTTGCCCATTTTGCTTGCTAAAATGCGCAAGTTACACGGTAAATTTCGAACCTTTTGTATATAAATGTTTCGGTACCTAGTTTCTATAGGGTAtgatagagtaaactgccattttggtccctgagctttggttacttttgccactttagtccaaaactcaaaccttttgcatctgggtccctgtggtttcagttttattgccattttggtccaaaaatgaaatcaggtcatatttgtcttataaaatcctgcaattttgtcatttttctcaggggcaaatcaggtcatatttgtcttacaaaatatggtatttatttataaaaaagaaatgatcattttggccctgcggaaaaggacaaaatagcaggattttataaaacaactatgacctgatttcatttttggaccaaaatggcaataaaactgaaaccacagggacccagatgtaaaaagtttgagttttggactaaaatggcaaaagtgaccaaaccacagggaccaaaatggcagtttacacGGTATGATATGATGATGTGTGTTTCTTGATGTCTTTTTTCAGGGACTTGCATGCCACTTACCAGCATcgcatgatctctttaactatgAGTTCCGGGTTGGTTAATTTCACAAACCCACCATGGTTTTTAGTTTGCACATTAAAATAGACTACTTACCGTAGCTTATAATGTTGTTTAGGGTGAAGGGGCTTATCAATTTGTGTTTGTATCGGCTAAGTTCAATGCATCCTCCGCTGAGGTCATACTTTTGTTTCTGCTCTTCGATAATAGTTAATATATGCAGGTTTTTAGACTATGAATGCGTAAAACGGATGcgatttcttcttcttttttaaTTACATTCCATTCTTCTTGAAATCAGATAGTTGGAAGAAAGCTTTATCCTCGAGAAAAGGAGTTTAACTTCTGGTAAGTCACGAGCTGTATAAAGGCTGTAATCGAGCCGAGCTGAGCTAGGCTGGGATCGAGCTTGAGCTCGAACTTAAAAGAGTCAGCTCGGCTTGGCTCGATTATTGTTTCGAGTTGAAAAGTCAAGCTCAAGCTCGACTCGTAAAAACTTCGAGCCGGCTCGTTAATTTTCTTTTAagttttttaactatttttttcacaaaaaaaaattaaaattatagCATACATTtctaaaaatatatacatatatatacacacacatacatacgaGCAATCGAGTCGGGCCACGAGTTGAGCCACAAAGCCAAGCCAATAATTCGAGCCACGAGCCGAGTACCCTGGCTCGATTTCAAAACGAGCTAGCTTGGCTCGAAAACATaacgagcttttttcgagcgagcttCGAGCCACGAGCCACGAGCTTCAATACAAACACATGCATTTTTAtgtaactaaaaaaacctaacctcaATTTTTACAGCCGTCGGCCAATGCGAAGAAAGAAATTAGGGAGACAAAATCAAAATCATGCGGGGCCACTTGTGTTGGATTCAAATAAAGGACACGATGCTAGAAAGTATGCTCAACATTTTTCAAGTTTGTTTTCATAGAAACTTAAATATGATTTTCTTTTTTCTTGTTGCAGCCAATCCCTCTTGTTGAGACGAACTTTTGTGCATTCTCGTACGGGCCAGGTTACCACTTTCTCCTATCTTATGCATCGCCGATAATTTAACTTTACAATTCACCATTAGTATCTAAATCTCCGTCTACTTTTAGCCAATGGCATTAGAGCAGGTGTTTGGTGATGAAGATAGCGAAGACGAGGTTGATGATGACGTTGCTGATATTGAAGATAGAAAGGTAGGTTCTTGTAACAATTAATAACATTGATGGATAATAAATAACGACGTTTTCTTGCATTGGATTCAGAGGCTGGATAGGTTTGTAGATGCTACCCAACATGAGAAGCTATTGATGCATCTCTGGAACTCATTTAAGAGAAAGCAAAGGTAATTCACTTCTCTACTTATATACGTTTTTACGATTTAATATATATCGTTTGTTTGTGGTGGTGTTA
Above is a window of Helianthus annuus cultivar XRQ/B chromosome 14, HanXRQr2.0-SUNRISE, whole genome shotgun sequence DNA encoding:
- the LOC110905014 gene encoding polycomb group protein EMBRYONIC FLOWER 2, with product MESLKTALVARQSGFEEEQNAAEESFSVYFKPVELYKCLGVRASRKPLFRANCLRYKLEEKHKRRVQLSVSISRSLDDGPQTMHIFPLYVVLARPVPTTNAEALQSIRYRFKRACKVTAFNVAPTMRSPQARFILPEINKLSTEFKSGSLAILLVSFAGITNRTVIDLTEDHMDSPSNEGCCLMGKTLFDFIHFSKENSPKMSIGGRAQFMSTISLSSCYMKLSCSDGEKCLSFRFPHNSEAVVLQQVRVIVTAEELGAKDISPLDVHSYNNTSTDKLPEDQRPRTREVIFFYIYDNDRLHKTQVTEDYTCPFCLLKCASYTGLACHLPASHDLFNYEFRGEGAYQFVFVSAKFNASSAEIVGRKLYPREKEFNFCRRPMRRKKLGRQNQNHAGPLVLDSNKGHDARNQSLLLRRTFVHSRTGQPMALEQVFGDEDSEDEVDDDVADIEDRKRLDRFVDATQHEKLLMHLWNSFKRKQRVVADGHIPWACEAFSTLHRQDFLQSPELRTCWNVFMVKLWEIGLLDAQTMNNCGSILSQNAEKKN